From a single Poecilia reticulata strain Guanapo linkage group LG2, Guppy_female_1.0+MT, whole genome shotgun sequence genomic region:
- the xirp2b gene encoding xin actin-binding repeat-containing protein 2, which produces MSRAAVSKRADNTITSGVMEESEVCSLPGGLTSVRKQIHTQEASTSHSVAQFHFHHKTEQEMSTSEVTEAASGSRSVVPGSQQLHFQEAMVTYNDSNLASSYENHQNDANEEFPRFTTKELRDHFERTIEEAAAQKPIKIGRDINRSKWSSNVNQSNKLTSEVCKEFATESIQAAVMDYEDFPSPPAEDSEYLPPPPPDLLQMPSDSENIPVSHPSHEPLEPVNKQQLNREAFFKQKGMSELKRLYKHIHPEVRKNIEKEYYSEYSETENNQVESQVFTYEDDDDDDNDNGSPDDIYGEEYEEWEEILPGEVQAMRWMFENKPLDAIKDETPDEEEDNKRITQQEMIVGKDVRRTAWMFETKPMDELGSLNTNSTEYKNKFNKFDKGDVRAAAWLFETQSMDTLNKMHKEEDLTKEILFTEDDGNASIYMIDSKLIESLGHTETIDESHLLSLRSVLEEISGEVKVITSTFDTQFKCVIIGQSSQMLEIKSVRKIETELGNSLASRWLFDTQPLDLTNKEFVPLKLVCSLSMEDSSKGDWGRWLFEIKTLNSLHEWQSLQTEKKDIIGADVRKHRLVFETQPEDSPMAMTSESIEEIIGGNVRSARDFFETSPQVARKNCPEVGKLKKTTVDEEIKGDVRHQKWRFESQPLEQIREEKKEVIRTVNVEDDLTQEDGTSCRADVRRNCWVFETQPMDTLKDDSNTYSLTKEEIVAGNVRSAREYFETIPSEDLKELAEVGKLKKTIPLNEEKGDVRHQKWLFESQPLEEIREEKKEVIRTIDLEEIDKVDVSNYKHIFESTDFSTSKELQMIAIEGVTSGSVKSNKNLFESSALYAMQDSSGHFHEVKTVRREEVIKGDVTTYKWMFETRPIDQFDDSVEKYQIIKGISKQEVESGDVKTAKWLFETQPLDAIKFFSNLEDEETVETNKTLDIVKGDVKTCKWLFETKPMDILYERVELKGENESKEIRKGDVKTCTWLFETQTLDSIHDETETVLKTRSLNQEDIKGKDVKMACFLFETENLENLTGEERGSYKRVTEIDIASGDVSRKKYIFENQTSDIMTSSSDEVMQKLKRVQTEDIQRGNVVNCKWLFENQSIDQIHDSKEEYMNSHTVSDVQRGDVNKGRFIFETYSLDKIQEVSSETENIKTSKIICDEDEKGDVRNYTMMFETQPLYAIQDKEGHYHEVTTVTSEEVKTGDVVGTRWLFETKPLDAIKDTDEVYIIKSVTQQDVQKGDVTSAKWKFETQPLDRIAEESKPFIKTVEDIQGGNVRMNKQRFETDTSSEGSVRTVNVSEIQRGDVRSAKWRFETQSIDRIRSMSSENLIETVKKEEVAKGDVKHSVWLFEKNPLDHIKEVDEGENISVAQEEIPKADVKTTTWLFETTPFDGFSETKVEKTEILGKSIKGTLEELYSQKMVNSTGILIEADEIGDIRMAKYQLMNQQTPEIQREEIIKGDLQTIMMNLLNRKEKREQQIVIDSEEKGNISSTVEQLFSQEKESNVEKEEILRGDIQETINNLFSKTGSAKQGILIQEDEKGDVRMTLYSLLHKNQDVNVEKEDVVKGDIKSALERLSSSEKSDQAVKIKIDDTERGNVNFYSTCIESGALDYLKQLQLGPDETLDDTAKKEKIIGGDIKSTKSVLGQHQMQIERTVEDVIPGDVHNALKVFTAEPTVSLERIQREEIVKGDLKAALSSLSESANQTVVVEKEEVVKGNIPKALRCLERAQRRNKEVEKPDIIPGNIRGALRSLEKSSTSRVGSFAVEDLVPGDVKATLKSLEMAKQAVKGVEKEEIVRGDIHMAMQSLQDASSERKACQQEIDVQGDVKGTIQMFMEPPLSPKTQQKFAFEDDIKGDIKMSIKSLYETQEQTQQEKEEVIKGDVKGTIKSLMETAQRETPKVRHGVYRRVKVKQSPAVKNLNPDAQRDIQKIKTAKQVETSKENHSITNQSDTVRIKTSTVVEHKTITQNHGIKTVKTEFRNLKSNQKGMGKLSKTKVKTDNYMLKSQAPEHDLPLPPPPPPVAETDLLPPPPPSPLPPTADADTDHLPPPPPPLTGEQDFLPPPPPQRELESTPTQAVPASPSTAKRMIVKKVKVPALQPVPKLESKVEFSKKQQVQATSVKAEVKANQNEREAIVHISKMVSHDIPPPLPESPKLLKKVNVAPVKFTPPPSPPLPAELPLPLRKVYIAPVKFTPPPSPPPFMRGKASKFNTALIKAEEKYRKLREENTPPTSPSPTFAYDSMSAALEMLSNRDQGNYSISGATQKGSTNTKTGAYSDSSMTVLVSDVTQSNPRSHHGNTTMDSTVTLSAKQQIVSSENTKLVSSQKISSVSTVRQHLQTTTQKTVSVSSSQSGQTDKVLISIADVSGHAKTDTKTHNTTSNILEDQNKTDHEAKQVCNNVFTDETNRINVSSNRSQENVSDLPTENMSLIANGKAGKQSQKSKKNYSKQEKSAEINKSSDNEMQSVSQDLKVEAAEIKQEKKTDITSPAVAATPVSNTANQPETPAPVKKKKKSKKSKGNAQQGQGKENVTESNTEVKRVTSEMTQQGDETNAFDQIQKSIKEEHVQIKREVITADRKDDQKSVQQKALQTPGKGSQKKEVAVSQQSAKEQPKESWDVPITVTGKSEQNELVKSTTERTKGTQRHDVQVLISQITEIQSTSEKTHSKSVKSLLNSVPDWIITPERKHDLEQSAAENDAQTNERIILNLKKLAESKLMDLTDETLEKHECEPVAEKASSALVAQRISKISIGSAKIEHQTLKSTSHESRKEEVSLCKSIDLRAPSPSLRMRPPSPTFITIESTRRTDSPQRVTPSPTLLHRPPTPPTPPPRRCDTPTSRITRITPSPTFDKAENLARLKETTAKLSRVVTPPPPLTQQVIEKKSEVVELPSTFHQQIKTDAQVSETSRTPTESANSKTSITQSSSENDVLLLQKEANSAEDSDDSDMISASVKEKREFFEGAQKAELNKIFVRKEAITMSERLGPDMEEREAENKNREKDEPLKADLSSFINKFESPEEKQYSRKELTPPGECLHNDNKSSDCNKEKADLLQQEMPSFNIQVIRNVFELGEQCFSVTEERKDQEELVSSLCKTRADSSKLERSHETKGDSRQSTPLPFLKNDADTILAQPSALSEAKTITEHFSNVDEFGNKVTGTITAVTQHSESVSTQPVAFSYADAVKKKAARRTETYDEDTTENLLRNFHKTWTESETVFKNLGYTVSEETSSQAVLHQTKTVSLDSGSEVGALRSVSEEGLSDGCSDSGQKKVP; this is translated from the exons GAGATGTCAACCTCTGAGGTTACAGAGGCAGCAAGTGGCAGCAGGTCGGTCGTCCCAGGCAGCCAGCAGCTACATTTCCAGGAAGCTATG gtgacCTACAATGACAGCAACTTGGCGTCCAGTTATGAAAACCATCAGAATGACGCAA ACGAAGAGTTTCCCAGGTTCACAACCAAAGAGCTGAGAGATCACTTTGAAAGAACAATAGAAGAGGCTGCTGCACAAAAACCAATTAAG ATTGGACGTGACATCAATCGATCAAAGTGGTCTTCAAACGTGAATCAGAGCAACAAGCTGACTAGTGAAGTGTGTAAGGAATTTGCTACGGAGTCAATCCAAGCTGCAGTGATGGATTATGAGGACTTTCCATCCCCTCCAGCTGAGGATTCTGAatatcttcctcctcctcctccagactTATTACAAATGCCATCAGACAGTGAAAATATTCCAGTGAGCCATCCCTCACATGAGCCTCTGGAGCcagtaaacaaacaacaactcAATCGAGAAGCCTTTTTCAAGCAGAAGGGTATGTCTGAGCTGAAACGTCTATACAAACACATCCATCCTGAGGTTCGTAAGAATATTGAAAAAGAGTACTACAGTGAATACAGTGAAACAGAGAACAATCAGGTAGAGAGCCAAGTGTTCACatatgaggatgatgatgatgatgataatgataatgGTAGTCCCGATGACATCTATGGTGAGGAGTATGAGGAGTGGGAAGAGATTCTCCCTGGGGAGGTGCAAGCCATGCGCtggatgtttgaaaataaaccaCTGGATGCTATTAAAGATGAAACTCCTGATGAGGAAGAAGACAACAAGAGAATTACTCAACAGGAAATGATTGTGGGTAAAGACGTGAGACGTACGGCATGGATGTTTGAGACCAAGCCAATGGATGAGCTGGGCTCACTGAACACCAACTCAacagaatacaaaaacaaattcaacaaatTCGACAAGGGAGATGTTCGTGCCGCAGCGTGGTTGTTTGAAACTCAGAGTATGGACACCCTAAACAAAATGCACAAGGAGGAGGATTTGACTAAAGAGATTTTGTTTACTGAAGATGATGGAAATGCTTCTATTTACATGATTGATAGTAAGTTAATAGAAAGCTTGGGGCACACAGAGACTATTGATGAGAGCCACCTGCTGAGCTTACGTTCAGTGTTGGAGGAAATCAGTGGAGAGGTTAAAGTCATAACAAGCACGTTTGACACTCAGTTTAAATGTGTCATCATAGGACAATCGAGCCAAATGCTGGAGATAAAGTCTGTGCGCAAAATAGAAACCGAACTGGGGAACTCTCTTGCTTCACGCTGGCTTTTTGACACCCAACCTCTGGACCTGACAAACAAAGAATTTGTTCCCTTAAAGCTTGTGTGCAGTCTGTCTATGGAGGATAGCAGCAAGGGAGATTGGGGCAGATGGTTGtttgagataaaaacattaaattctcTCCATGAGTGGCAAAGTTTGCAAACAGAGAAGAAAGATATTATTGGAGCCGATGTGCGCAAGCACCGGTTAGTCTTTGAAACACAACCAGAAGACTCTCCAATGGCCATGACATCTGAGTCAATTGAAGAGATTATAGGAGGAAATGTTAGATCTGCGAGGGATTTTTTTGAAACCAGCCCTCAAGTAGCCAGGAAGAACTGCCCCGAGGttggaaaacttaaaaagacaacagtagatgaagaaataaaagggGATGTGAGACACCAGAAGTGGCGGTTTGAGAGTCAGCCTCTAGAACAAataagagaagagaaaaaagaagtcATTCGTACTGTGAATGTTGAGGATGACCTCACGCAAGAGGATGGAACAAGCTGCAGGGCAGATGTCCGTAGGAACTGTTGGGTCTTTGAGACGCAGCCAATGGATACATTAAAAGATGACTCAAATACTTACTCCttgacaaaagaagaaattgttGCTGGCAACGTGAGATCAGCCAGAGAATATTTTGAAACGATTCCAAGCGAAGACTTGAAGGAGTTGGCTGAGGTGGGCAAACTGAAAAAGACCATACCACTTAATGAGGAGAAGGGCGATGTAAGGCATCAGAAATGGTTATTTGAAAGCCAACCACTGGAGGAAAttagagaggaaaagaaagaagtaatCCGAACGATTGACCTCGAAGAAATTGATAAAGTGGATGTGTCAAACTACAAGCACATTTTTGAGAGCACGGACTTTAGCACAAGTAAGGAATTGCAAATGATTGCAATAGAGGGTGTGACATCTGGCTCTGTAAAATCAAACAAGAACTTGTTTGAGTCATCAGCATTGTATGCCATGCAAGACAGTTCAGGCCACTTTCATGAGGTGAAAACAGTGCGCCGTGAGGAGGTTATTAAAGGAGATGTAACAACCTACAAGTGGATGTTTGAAACACGTCCCATTGATCAGTTTGATGACAGTgttgaaaaatatcaaattattaaGGGAATATCTAAGCAGGAAGTTGAATCTGGCGATGTCAAGACTGCAAAGTGGCTATTTGAAACGCAGCCTCTTGATGCAATCAAGTTCTTCAGCAATCTTGAAGATGAAGAAACTGTGGAGACAAATAAAACTCTGGACATCGTGAAGGGGGACGTGAAAACATGCAAGTGGTTGTTTGAAACAAAGCCAATGGACATCCTGTATGAAAGAGTGGAACTGAAAGGAGAGAATGAATCCAAAGAAATACGCAAGGGAGATGTCAAAACCTGCACATGGCTGTTTGAGACACAAACACTTGACTCGATTCATGACGAAACGGAAACAGTTTTGAAGACACGCAGTTTAAACCAAGAAGACATTAAaggaaaagatgtaaaaatggCCTGCTTTCTTTTTGAGACAGAAAACCTGGAGAACCTCACGGGGGAGGAGAGAGGATCTTATAAACGTGTCACAGAGATAGACATTGCATCTGGAGATgtctcaagaaaaaaatatattttcgaAAACCAAACATCAGACATCATGACGTCTTCCTCTGATGAAGTAATGCAAAAGCTCAAGAGAGTTCAGACCGAGGACATACAAAGAGGAAATGTTGTGAACTGCAAATGGCTCTTTGAAAATCAGTCCATTGACCAAATACATGACAGCAAAGAGGAATACATGAACAGTCACACAGTCAGCGATGTGCAACGGGGCGACGTCAACAAGGGTCGGTTTATTTTTGAGACCTATTCCCTAGATAAAATCCAAGAGGTTtcttctgaaacagaaaacataaagacCTCCAAAATTATTTGCGACGAGGATGAGAAAGGCGATGTTAGAAATTACACAATGATGTTTGAAACACAGCCCCTGTATGCCATACAGGACAAAGAGGGTCACTACCATGAGGTCACCACTGTTACAAGTGAGGAGGTGAAGACGGGAGATGTTGTTGGGACCCGGTGGTTGTTTGAAACAAAACCTCTTGATGCAATTAAAGACACAGATGAGGTCTACATCATTAAATCCGTAACACAACAAGATGTACAAAAAGGAGATGTAACATCTGCCAAATGGAAATTTGAGACCCAGCCCCTGGATAGGATTGCTGAAGAAAGTAAGCCTTTCATAAAAACTGTGGAAGACATTCAAGGAGGCAACGTGAGAATGAATAAACAGCGTTTTGAAACTGACACCTCCTCAGAGGGATCTGTCAGGACTGTTAATGTGAGTGAAATACAGAGAGGTGATGTCAGGTCCGCAAAGTGGAGGTTTGAAACCCAGTCCATTGACAGAATAAGAAGCATGAGCTCTGAAAATCTAATTGAAACTGTTAAAAAGGAGGAGGTTGCAAAGGGAGATGTTAAACATTCAGTCTggctttttgagaaaaatcctCTCGATCACATTAAAGAAGTTGATGAGGGTGAGAACATATCTGTTGCTCAGGAGGAAATTCCCAAAgcagatgtaaaaacaacaacatggctCTTTGAAACAACACCGTTTGATGGCTTTAGTGAGACTAAGGTGGAAAAGACTGAAATATTGGGGAAAAGCATCAAGGGAACCCTTGAGGAACTTTACAGTCAGAAAATGGTGAACTCAACGGGAATACTAATAGAGGCTGACGAGATTGGTGATATAAGGATGGCAAAATACCAGCTAATGAATCAGCAGACTCCAGAGATTCAGAGAGAGGAAATCATCAAGGGAGATCTACAAACTATTATGATGAACCTCCttaacagaaaggaaaaaagggaGCAGCAAATTGTCATAGATTCAGAAGAGAAGGGAAACATCAGCTCAACAGTGGAGCAGCTATTCAGCcaggaaaaagaaagtaatgTCGAAAAGGAGGAAATTCTGCGTGGTGACATTCAGGAAACAATCAACAACCTCTTCAGTAAGACTGGATCAGCAAAACAGGGCATACTCATTCAGGAGGATGAAAAAGGAGATGTACGGATGACATTATATTCCCTTCTACATAAAAACCAGGATGTTAATGTTGAAAAGGAAGATGTTGTAAAAGGGGACATAAAGAGTGCTCTTGAAAGGCTGTCCAGCTCAGAAAAGTCAGATCAGGCAGTGAAGATAAAGATAGATGACACTGAAAGAGGGAATGTCAATTTTTACTCCACATGCATTGAATCTGGAGCTCTTGATTATCTCAAACAACTCCAGCTAGGCCCTGATGAAACTCTGGATGACACAGCTAAAAAAGAGAAGATCATTGGGGGCGACATCAAGAGCACCAAATCTGTCCTCGGCCAACATCAAATGCAAATTGAACGCACAGTAGAGGATGTTATACCAGGAGATGTTCACAATGCATTAAAAGTTTTCACAGCAGAGCCAACTGTCTCACTGGAGAGAATCCAGAGGGAGGAGATAGTCAAAGGAGATTtaaaagctgctctgagctcattgTCAGAATCAGCTAATCAGACGGTGGTTGTGGAAAAAGAGGAGGTGGTAAAAGGCAATATTCCAAAAGCACTGCGGTGTTTGGAGAGGGCTCAGAGACGCAACAAAGAGGTGGAGAAGCCAGATATTATTCCCGGAAATATCAGGGGCGCTCTAAGATCTCTTGAGAAATCATCCACCTCCAGAGTTGGAAGTTTTGCCGTTGAGGACTTAGTTCCTGGAGATGTGAAGGCGACCCTAAAATCCCTGGAAATGGCAAAGCAAGCAGTGAAGGGAGTTGAAAAGGAAGAAATTGTTCGCGGTGATATTCATATGGCAATGCAAAGTCTGCAAGATGCCTCAAGTGAGAGAAAAGCATGTCAGCAGGAAATAGATGTTCAAGGAGATGTCAAAGGGACAATTCAGATGTTCATGGAGCCTCCACTATCCCCAAAGACTCAACAGAAATTCGCCTTTGAAGATGATATCAAGGGTGATATCAAAATGTCAATCAAGTCCTTATATGAGACACAGGAGCAAACCCAACAGGAAAAAGAGGAAGTAATAAAGGGTGATGTTAAAGGCACAATCAAATCACTTATGGAAACAGCACAGCGGGAAACTCCCAAAGTCAGACATGGAGTATACAGAAGGGTTAAAGTCAAACAGAGCCCTGCTGTGAAAAACTTAAATCCAGACGCGCAGAGGGACAtacaaaagattaaaacagcaaagcagGTTGAAACATCTAAGGAAAATCACTCCATTACTAATCAGTCAGATACAGTTAGGATAAAGACTTCAACAGTGGTGGAGCACAAAACGATTACTCAAAACCATGGCATAAAAACGGTAAAAACAGAGTTTCGTAAtcttaaatcaaaccaaaaggGGATGGGAAAACtgtctaaaaccaaagtaaaaactgaCAATTACATGTTAAAGTCACAAGCACCAGAGCATGATCTGCCTctaccaccaccacctccacctGTTGCAGAAACAgaccttcttcctcctcctcctcctagTCCACTTCCACCAACTGCTGATGCTGACACTGACCACCTTCCTCCCCCGCCACCACCACTCACTGGTGAGCAAGACTTCCTCCCACCTCCCCCACCTCAGCGAGAACTGGAGAGCACCCCGACGCAAGCAGTTCCCGCTTCTCCATCAACAGCAAAAAGAATGATAGTCAAAAAAGTGAAAGTTCCTGCTTTGCAGCCAGTTCCAAAGTTGGAGTCTAAAGTTGAATTCAGTAAAAAGCAACAGGTACAGGCGACGTCTGTGAAAGCTGAAGTGAAGGCAAACCAAAATGAAAGAGAAGCAATCGTGCACATTTCAAAAATGGTCTCCCATGACATTCCACCTCCACTCCCAGAATCTCCTAAGCTGCTCAAGAAGGTCAACGTTGCTCCTGTGAAATTTACTCCACCGCCATCTCCACCTCTTCCGGCAGAATTGCCACTGCCACTGAGGAAAGTTTACATTGCTCCAGTGAAATTCACTCCACCACCTTCCCCTCCACCATTCATGAGAGGGAAAGCTAGTAAATTTAACACAGCATTGATAAAAGCAGAGGAGAAATACCGGAAACTTAGGGAGGAAAACACACCCCCAACTTCTCCGTCTCCCACTTTTGCATATGACTCCATGAGCGCTGCTCTTGAAATGCTGTCCAACCGGGATCAGGGAAATTACAGTATCTCAGGAGCCACTCAGAAAGGaagtacaaatacaaaaacaggtGCTTATTCAGACTCCTCTATGACGGTTTTGGTATCAGATGTAACCCAAAGCAATCCCAGGTCCCACCATGGCAACACCACTATGGATTCCACAGTTACATTGTCTGCAAAACAGCAAATTGTATCGAGTGAAAATACTAAGTTGGTCTCCAGTCAAAAGATTTCCTCCGTCTCAACTGTTAGACAGCATCTGCAAACAACTACCCAGAAAACTGTATCAGTGTCTTCGAGTCAGTCTGGCCAAACTGATAAAGTCTTGATCTCTATTGCTGATGTAAGTGGCCATGCCAAAACAGACACTAAAACGCACAACACTACTTCCAACATATTAGaagatcaaaacaaaactgatcacGAGGCAAAACAGGTATGcaataatgtttttacagatgaaacaaacagaataaatgtgtcTTCAAATAGGAGCCAAGAAAATGTCTCAGATCTGCCAACAGAAAATATGTCTCTTATTGCAAATGGAAAAGCAGGCAAACAAagccaaaaatcaaaaaagaacTACAGCAAACAAGAAAAGTCAGCAGAGATTAACAAATCCAGTGACAATGAGATGCAGAGTGTTTCACAAGATTTGAAAGTAGAAGCCGCTGagataaaacaagagaaaaagacGGATATTACTTCCCCTGCTGTGGCTGCAACACCTGTAAGCAATACTGCCAATCAACCAGAAACTCCTGCTCcagtaaagaagaagaagaaatccaaAAAGTCTAAAGGGAATGCACAGCAAGGCCAAGGTAAAGAAAATGTCACTGAATCAAACACAGAAGTAAAGAGAGTAACATCTGAAATGACTCAACAAGGAGATGAAACAAATGCATTCGACCAAATTCAGAAAAGTATAAAAGAAGAGCACGTTCAAATCAAGAGAGAGGTTATTACTGCTGACAGAAAAGATGATCAGAAGTCTGTGCAACAAAAAGCACTTCAAACACCAGGGAAGGGATCTCAAAAGAAAGAAGTGGCAGTTTCTCAACAGAGCGCAAAGGAACAACCAAAAGAAAGCTGGGATGTCCCAATTACGGTGACAGGCAAGTCAGAACAAAATGAACTTGTAAAATCCACGACAGAAAGAACAAAGGGAACTCAGAGGCATGAYGTCCAAGTGTTAATCTCTCAAATCACAGAGATACAAAGCACTTCAGAGAAAACGCATTCCAAATCtgtaaaaagtcttttaaactcAGTGCCAGATTGGATCATAACTCCGGAAAGGAAACACGATTTGGAACAAAGTGCTGCTGAAAACGATGCTCAGACCAATGAAAGAATTATTTTGAATCTTAAGAAACTTGCAGAATCCAAACTAATGGACCTTACAGACGAAACACTGGAGAAGCATGAATGTGAGCCGGTAGCAGAGAAAGCAAGTTCTGCCTTGGTGGCGCAAAGAATATCGAAAATCAGCATCGGTTCTGCCAAAATTGAACACCAAACTCTTAAAAGCACCTCACATGAAAGCAGAAAGGAAGAAGTGAGTTTGTGCAAGTCAATCGACCTTCGAGCTCCATCACCCTCACTCAGAATGCGTCCTCCCTCTCCAACATTTATCACCATCGAGTCCACACGAAGAACAGACTCGCCACAAAGAGTGACTCCATCACCCACCCTACTCCACAGGCCACCCACCCCTCCTACGCCTCCGCCACGCAGGTGTGACACCCCAACATCACGCATCACCAGAATCACACCTTCGCCGACATTTGATAAGGCAGAAAATTTGGCCCGACTCAAAGAAACAACAGCAAAACTCTCTCGGGTTGTCACGCCCCCACCACCGCTCACCCAACAAGTTATTGAGAAAAAATCAGAGGTCGTGGAACTGCCTTCAACATTTCACCAGCAAATCAAAACTGATGCTCAAGTTTCAGAGACTTCAAGGACACCTACTGAGTCAGCCAACTCAAAAACAAGCATTACACAAAGTAGCTCTGAGAATGATGTGCTACTACTCCAAAAGGAGGCAAATTCTGCGGAAGATTCGGATGATTCTGACATGATATCTGCGTCTGTCAAAGAAAAACGGGAGTTCTTTGAAGGGGCGCAAAAAGCTGAGCTTAATAAGATATTTGTGCGCAAGGAGGCCATCACCATGAGTGAACGGCTGGGCCCTGACATGGAGGAGCGTGAGGCTGAAAAcaagaacagagaaaaagatGAGCCTCTAAAGGCAGACTTGTCAAGCTTTATAAACAAATTTGAATCCCCAGAAGAAAAGCAATATAGCAGAAAAGAGCTCACTCCACCTGGAGAGTGCCTTCACAATGACAACAAGAGCTCAGActgtaataaagaaaaagcagacCTACTGCAACAGGAAATGCCGAGTTTTAACATCCAGGtgattagaaatgtttttgaactgggtgagcagtgtttctcagttacagaggagaggaaggatCAGGAGGAGCTTGTGTCAAGTCTCTGCAAAACAAGAGCAGACTCTTCAAAGCTGGAAAGATCTCATGAGACAAAAGGAGACTCAAGGCAGAGCACCCCCCTCCCTTTTCTGAAAAACGATGCAGACACAATATTGGCACAACCATCTGCACTATCTGAAGCAAAAACTATCACAGAACATTTCTCGAACGTTGATGAATTTGGTAACAAAGTAACTGGAACAATCACTGCTGTCACTCAGCACTCCGAAAGTGTCTCAACCCAGCCAGTCGCTTTTTCTTATGCTGACGCCGTCAAAAAGAAAGCTGCCAGGCGAACAGAAACTTACGATGAGGACACCACAGAAAATCTGCTAAGGAATTTCCATAAAACATGGACAGAGAGCGAGACGGTTTTCAAAAATCTTGGGTACACTGTTTCTGAAGAGACATCATCACAAGCTGTGCTACATCAGACAAAGACTGTCTCATTGG ATTCGGGTTCCGAAGTCGGAGCTCTGCGCAGTGTGTCGGAGGAGGGCTTATCCGATGGATGCTCTGATagtggacaaaaaaaagtaccataa